The region TCTGCACATCACTTCCCCTGAGGAGTGTTCCCTGACCTCCCTTAGGAGTTTGACCCCCTGAGTGCTGTGGGAGGCAACAGAATTCCGTTCCCCCAGGATGTCATGTCCTGATGCCCAGAACCTGGGGATACATGATACTGCACAGCAAGGAGACTCTCAGGTTGGTCAAGTTGAGGCTGTGGACATGAGAGGTGATCCTGCACTATCAGGATGGGCTAGCGTTAATCACAGGGGTTCTTAtgaaagggaggcaggagggtgcaGGTCAGAGAAGGAGATGTGATGACAGAAACAGAGGTCAGACACAGGTTAGAAGAGGCCAGACTGCTgggtttgaagatggaggaaggggccacaagccaagggccAAGCTGTGAGAAACTTGGAAAAGGCCTGGAAACTGATTCTCCATGAGAGCCTTCCAGAAGGAACTGccctgtcaacaccttgattCCAGGACTTCCACCCCTGCTGTGACTTAGGAGAATACTGGGAGTCAAGGCTAGGGTGGACCAGACCCTCTCAGGCTTAGAACACTgggatggagaaacagacaaaatgACCAGTTTTTCTCTGCAAATTAAGAAAGTTATGCACATAAAGCCCCCAAAGTCACAATCTTTGCTTCTCGTAGCTGACTTTGAAAGGTTTCCCATGTTCTCCAACTTGTCCTTGGCCAATTCTTTTCCCTTCTCGCTAGGAGAAGACTTTCTGACTTTTACAGCCAACCTCAAagggaaacagtatggaccttccagaagcagaagatattaagaagaggtggcaagaatacacagaagtactatacaaaaaaagatcttaatggcccagataaccatgatggtgtggtcacacctagagccagacattctggaatgtgaagtcaagtgggccttaagtatcatcaccacaaacaaagctagtagaggtgatggattccagctgagctatttcacttCCTAAAACacgatgctattaaagtgctgcactcaacatgccagcaaatttggaaaacttagcagtggccaccagactggaaaaggtcagttttcattccaatccagagaaaggcaatgccaaagaatgttcaaactaccgcacaattacactcatctcacacactagcaagttcagttcagttaggttgctcagttgtgtccgactctttgcaaccccatggatgtcagtatgccaggcttccctgtccatcaccacctccaggagcttactcaaaatcatgtccattgagtctgtgatgccatccaacaatctcatcctctgttgtccccttctcctcctgccttcaatcttacccagcatcagggtcttttccagtgagtcggttcttcgtatcaggtggccaaaggattggagtttcagcttcagcatcagtccttccaatgacaattcaggactaattttctacaggatggactggttggatctcctcgcagtccaagggactcttaagagtcttctccaacaccatagttcaaaagcatcatttcttcggctttcagctttctttatggtccaactctcacatccatacatgactactggagaaaccaaagctttgactagatggacctttgttggcaaagtaatgtctctgctttttaatgtgctgtctaggttgatcataacttttcttccaaggagcaagcatcttttagtctCATGGCTTCattcgccatctgcagtgattttggagcccccaaaaataaagtctgtcactgtttccattgtttccccatctatttgccatgaagtgacgggaccagatgccatgatcttagttttctgaatgttgagttttaagtcaactttttcactcttttctatcactttcatcaagaggctctttagttcttttttcactttctgccagaagtgtggtgtcatctgcatatctgagattattgatatttttcctggcaatcttgattccagcttgtgcttcatccagtccagcatttctcatgatatactctacatatacgttaaataagcagtgtaagATTATACaaccttgatggactcctttcctgatttggaaccaatttgttgttccatgtccagttctaactgttgcttctttacctgcatacagatttctcaggaggcaggtcaggtggtctggtcatctctttaagaattttccacagtttgttgtgatccacacaatcaaagactttggcatagtcaatatggcagaagtagatgtttttctggaactctctcgcttttttgatcaTTCATCGGAtgttgctagcaaagtaatgctcaaaattctccaagccaggctaacaacagtacatgaaccgagaacttccagatgttcaagctggatttagaaaaggtagaggtagttgccaacatccgctggatcatagaaaaagcaagagttccagaaaaacacgtacttctgcttttattgactatgccaaagcctttgactgtgtggatcacaacaaactgtgaaaaattcttaaagagatgggaataccagaccaccttacctgcctcctgagaaatctgtatgcaggtaaagaagcaacagatagaactggacatggaacaacacactggttccaaattgggaaaggagtacttcaaggctgtatattgtcacactgcttatttaacttatatgcagagtacatcatgcaaaatgctggactggatgaagaagcacaagctggaatcaagattgccaggagaaacatcgataatctcagatatgcagatgacaccacccttatggcataaagcaaagaagaactaaagagcctcttgatgaaagtgaaagagaattttTGAGTCCCCAGTCAGGTAGCCTTTCCAGTAAAtatatgactcagggaaaagCCTCAGCGAAGAGGACCCAGCAGGAATCATGAGGGAAGGAAAATGCCGCATTCTAAATGGCCACTCAAGCATTCCTATtcactttgaaaattaatttcattttacagGACACAGCAGCATAGATCAGGCTTCAACTTAACATTTAAGGgaaatgtcagattttttttaacttaatgaaattgttaatgaggaaaaaaaatgtttaatacagTCTTACCTACTACAGATCCCTATAGATTTAAGGATTTCAATAGAAAGCCATGATGTATGTATTTAagacaggtttaaaaaaaaaaaatgtaactatgGGCCAGTATTCATTGAATACAATTTCAagctttttaattatttcaaagcACACTAAAAATAGTGGGCTGATAAAACTCCAAGTAAATTAATCCTTGTTTTCCTTTATaaatcctttttgtttgttttgaaaaaaaaaaaaaaagtgaaagagaagagtgaaaaagttgatttaaaattcaacattcaaaaaacgaagatcatggcatctgatcccattacttcacggcaaatagatggggaaaaaatggaaacagtgacagactattttcctgggctccaaaatcactgcagatggtgactgcagccttgaaattaaaagatgcttgctccttgcaagaaaagctatgacaaatctaggcagcatattaaaaagcagagacaaaggtcAAGAGGCCATtgtttactttgctgacaaaggtctgtctagtcaaagctatggttttttccagtagtcatgtatggatgtgagagttagactataaagattaaagctgaatgctgaaaaattgatgtttttgaactgcggtgttggagaagactcttgagagtcccttggatagcaaggagatccaaccagtcaatcctagaggaaatcagtcctgaatattcattggaaggactgatgctgaagctgaaactctagtcctttggccacctgattcgacgaactgactcactggaaaagaccctgatgctgggaaagattgaaggcagaaggagaaggggacaacagaggatgagatgattggatggcatcacagactcaatggacatgattttgagtaaactccagaagctggtgatggacagggaatcctggcgtgttgcagtctatggggttgcaaaggatctgacacaactgagcgactgaacttactTACTTCAAAGGGAAAGCGAGTCTTGAGTTGCAGAAGTTCACAGCCAAACAGACATATGATCTTTGAGGCACATCGAAGCCTTCTGTCAGCAGCTAGAATCCCAACACAGTGTTTGTGTGGCCTCAGCCCTCTCCAAAAGGGACCAGGGCCGAAAACTTGGGAAAACGTTCTTGACACAGCGATGATGATCGACACAAAATGGGTTGTGTCTCTGAAGCCAAAGGAGGCGACAGTCTTAGGGGAGGGGTGGCAAGGGGCCACTGTTAGGCTTCAGTGGGAACCAGGGCAAGAGTCCAAGAGTGGGAGGTGATGGGGGGCAGTGAGGCAGGAGTGAGAGACACCAGAGAGACTTGAAGGCCGTCCTTGGCATTCATCCACTGCCAAAAAGGAGTGACTGTGAAACAGGCAAGAGGGGATGACAGGTGATGAGAGGAGAGAGGTGATGAGCATTCTCATCATGGGTTTTATTTTCTGGGTCTTATAATGTTTTGACATCTGCCAACCTTGCTGATCTGGAACAGACTGCCCGTAGAGCAATCCCTAGAGAGAGCAGGTAACTGGGAGCGAGCCTTTCAGATGCAGGGCAACCAATCCAGAGCCCAGACTCCAGCCAACTCTGTTGTCAGGCTGTCACACTCCTGGGAAGCCAAATCCCCCTGCCTTAGTTCCCCCAGGGAGAGGTATACCAGACAACCAGGGAGAGCCCCTCCACTCCTGGGGCCAGCCAAGAGTGTTCAAACTGGCCAGCCCCAAATCTCTCACCCTGCCTGGCTTGGCCTTCCCCAGGGAAGCCACAAGAAAGGCTCGTGCCCTGCTTTCTCCTTGCTCCTTCTGTCTCCCTGCTGACCCTGGTGCTTCCCCGTTTCCCTGCATGGTGTGTTATGCCCCCTCCTCTTGGGATCTATGAGCAGCAAACTGTCTTCTctatcataattttttaaaatattaattaatcagcttttggttgtactgggtctttgaTGCCATGcacgggctttctttagttgcagcgagcagaggctactcatcgttgcagtgcacaggcttctcattgctgtggcttctcttgttgcacagaGCATGGGCCATAGGCACACCGGCTTCAGTAATTACCactcacgggctctagagcacaggctcagtagttgtaacatgtgggcttagttgctcctcaacATGtcggatcttcccagactagggacaGAACCTGTGTCCCCGACATTGGCAAACAGATTTTtacctactggaccaccagggaagtcccccttattGTGATTTCCCTGGGAAGGGTTGAGTGAGGCTGGGTAAGCAGGCTTAGGACTTGCTAGTTTGAACCATTTCAGCAGGCTCTGGGACATAGAGCCTGTCCCTAGTTGTCTACTGCCTGGCCCTGGAGTGACCCGGGCTGGAGAATAGTGACCCTGAGTGTGGGAGCCTGATAGAGGAGGGGGTTAGGATATGAGCTCTGAACTGGCTGGTTTGCATATGAAAGGTGCCTTTGAAAGGAAGCCATTTACTATCTCTGGGAATCTGCTGGCCCTAGGAGGGGTAGTACCTTCAGGATCAGCAAGTCCCCAGCTGTCACAACATCAGAATAAAAACATGCTGGGAGCCTAGAGGATTTTCAAAGCAGTGAAATATTCTGTATAACACCATAATGGTGGATACGTCATTATACATTTTGTCCAAACATGTAGAatgtcaagggcttcccaggtggcggtcgtggtaaagaatccacctaccaatgcaggagataccagtTTGATcctttggtcgggaagatcccctggaggagggcatggcaacccattctactatccttgcctggaaaatcccaaggacagagaagcctggtggacttacagtccatgaggccgcaaacagttggacacaactggagtgactgagcacttGGAATGTACAGCAGCAGGCGTGAACCCGAATGCAGACTCTGGACtttggatgatggtgatggtaggATGGTAGTGGTCATTGTAGGTTCATTGCCAGTAACACCTCTGAGATGTAGGCTGTTGATAATGTGGGGCAGGGGatgtatgggaaatctctgtaccttctctTCAATTTTGCTGGGAAAATTAAactgccctttaaaaaaaatatcaatagaaaatgaaagaaaagaagcaatgtAAAATTTTGAATTGACTGTGATCTGTGGCTGGCAATGCAGTGTCCAATAAGACAGACatcagccacatgtggctattcagCACTTGAAGTATACTGAAATTTTTCAATAAGCTATGTTTTGAACACTTATTAtgcaaaaaagggaaaatatctcataaatcatttttttgattgcatgttgaaatgatattatcttggcttgttgttgttgtttagttgctaagtcatgtctcttttgcaaccccatgaactgtagcctgccaggctccttctgtccatgggatttccccaagcaggaatactggagtgcgttgccatttcctcctctaggggatctttccaacccagagatcaaacctgggtctcctgcattggcaggtggattctttaccaatgagccaccagggaagcccattatcttGGATAGATAGGGTTAAACAAAAtacattactaaaaaaaaaaaaaaaaaaaaaaagacatatgtagTACAGTTCCCAAAAAGTATATGTGGAATGAAGGAGTCAGACCTCAACTTGGAATCTGGCTGCCACTTACTTAGTCAGGTAACTtagcctctctggacctcagatgATTGTTTTTTCCCCTGTCCAGTGGGGATAAATATTAATCCCATAGCGTTTTCTGTCACCTCAAACCACTCTCTTTAGAGGAGCCAACCCACACCCAGCATCTTCCTGCCACCTCCAGATTTGAAACAGTGATGCTTGTCTCCAAGGATCTTGCTTCATAACTTGCTACCTGTCTGCTCTGCACTGCTTACCCAGGGCACCCAACCtaatgcctggcatacagtaggtgctcaccacctgtttgttgaatgaataacaaATGGCCCCAAACAGGTGTTTGATGAGGATCAGTGACATTGCCGTTGCCATTCCTGACTGGGAGACATCTGCTTGCTCACTCCAGTCACCCCTGGGAACGTGGTTGGTATATAACAGGTGCCCAGATACCTGTGTGGAAGGGCTGAGTGGAACTCAACATCCTCAAAGTTAAAATTGCTcatttgtgttcaactctgcgaccccatggaattctccaggccagaatacttgagtgggtagtctttcccttctccaggagatctttccaacccagggatcgaacccaggtcccccgcattgcgggcggattctttaccagttgagccacaagggaagcccaagaatactggagtaggtaggctatcccttctccagcggatctttctgacccaggaatctaactggggtctcctgcattgcaggcagtttctttaccaactgagctatcagggaagccccagcatctTCAAAGAGGGACTCATACCCCTATGGGACCCTCTCCTCAGGACCCACCACCCTCCCTTTCCACATCACCCCTGCCCCAGCGGCCCAGCCCCGCAAGTTCAGTAGGTGCAGGAGAAACACAAGGACTGAGGCCACGACCAGTGGTGGTAGCCCGAGTTCCCTGCGCAGGTCCCCTGGAACACAGGCAGCTGGTCAGTCCGGGGAGGGAAGCCCTTCAAATCTGACTTTGCAGGAGGCAGGCCAACCACATGGGGAACACAGTAAAATGGGTCACACAGGGAACTAAGTCccatccttaaaaaagaaaaaaatagcacttttccttccttcctccagttGCCTAGCAACCACTGTGCATCTGGACCAGAGTGAGAGGCAGCTGGGTACAACAGGAGCCCAGGCCTGGCAGACAGGGTACCCAGGGTCTGGTGTGTGGAGTcaggatggtggggggtggggtgggggtggtatcCCAGTGGCTTCTCTCAGAGGCCACCTGAACCAGGACGTGGAGGTAGCAGCGGTTCAGGAGGGCGGTAGGCAGCATGGGgcgtgggaggtgggggtgtgaTGCAACAGCAACCACAGCAGGCCCGCCACCCAGGGCCTCCCTGATGAACCCCAGGCCTCTGCTCAGTGGCCTTCCTCCACTCGGCGATGTCCCCCTTTCTTCAcagtatttaagaaataaaagccGGGTTTTCCTGGCcaaagagcaaaaaataaaaagggtgaAAAAGGGCCTCTCAGACCCTCAGTCGCCTTCTCTGTAATATTTGTCAACTGTTATGAGCACCTGGGAGGTCCTCCAGCAGAGAAATGAGAGGGAGCCAGGTACCCAGACCCCCTCAGAGGAGCTCACTCCAAAGGCAGTGGTTGGTATTTCCCCTCACCCAGTCACCTGGCTGCCCCATTCTGCAGTATGGCCACCCGCCGGGTGCGCTGAGCTGTGCCCCTGCCCCCTACCCCTCACCCTGCACTGCATCCTGCCCTTCGGGCCCTGGGGTGTGGTCAGTCCCTGAATTTGGCTCAGCTGCAGGCTGGCGGTGACCCACAACAGCTCATGCTcagagctgggggctggggagcaggaggcGGCTTTGTCCTCTGCGCTGTGTTCACACATGCGGAGGAGAGGGTCCCATCCCTGGAGACAGTTGACCCTGACCACCTCCAGGAGCTGCGGGAACACAGGCCTCCCCTTTCTCACAGACCTCCCCTCCTGGCCGTGGAGGTCTGGCCCCACAATCAGCAACTGGTCCTCCGAACTCCAGGTCTCCACCCAGGGCCCTTAGTCCTGAAGCGTCTTGTCCGCCGCTCAGACACTTGAGTGCAAAAACCCCTGCCTGCCCTGCGTGCTGGTTCCTCAGAGCCGTTGCTCCCTTTTAAAGCTGTTGGTGGGACTAACTGAGCGGCGGGGAGGTGGGCTTGCTCACCGGGGACCTCCGCCACTACTGGGTAACGCCACGTCTTGGCCGCTGCCCGCCGACCGGGCAGGCAGGGACGGTGGGCCTTAGCGGGGAGGCTGGTCCCGGCCCGCCACGCCGCGTCCCCAAGCCCGCAGCCACGCGGAACCGCGTCCTGGACCAGCCTCACCTACTCCGGGAGCGGCCACCACCGGCGCAGGACCGCTGGGCTCCGGGCCGGTGAGTCCGTAAGCACCGCCCTGGTCTCAGCCCGTCAGAAAGCTCCGCCCCAGCGCTCAGTGTCTTTCATCAAGGCCCGGCCCCTGCGCCAAGCCTCACCCATTTAGCCACGCGACCGGGCCCAGGGAGAGGGTGAGGGGCCCCGCCAGGGTCTCCTGGTGGAGCTGGAGAGATGAGAAAGGGGTAGAGAATGTCATAAATGCCCCGAATGGTCTACAGCTAAGGAAGTCGACTATAAAGTTACAGACGTGAGGTTACAGCTGTGAGGTTTCTGCAGCGTCCCCTTGCCCGCTACCTGCTGCTCCTCCACCCCTACGGCCCTGACCCTCACCTCTCTGTTCCAAGTGGACCACGCTGACCCTAGAAAAAAACTCCTTCTAGGTGGGTGCCTGCTGGTGTGGTTACCTGGAGCTCCCGCTTTTCTCCCAAAACCAGAACATTATTGTGATCCTTATTCTCAAGATAATATTCGGGAAAATTCAAGTTGCATATATTGCACTgttaaagatacacacacacacacacacacacacacacacacacacagagagagagagagagaaagagagggaagcgATTGTGGCCAATACATGAGTTAACTTGAATTTTactcttattcttatttttaggCCATGGCTCTCAGCTTGAGGGGATCTGAGATTCCtcaccaaggatcgaaccccaggtcccctgcattgagagcgtggagtcttaaccactggaccaccagggaagtcccctgttaaCTTAAATTTGATGTTAGCTAATAAAGCCTGTTTGTGGCCTATCAATCAacattgtacatctgctttaattattaaagaagaGGACACTGGCCAGAAGTCAAGGATTTACATGTCCAAAATAAAGATTAAAGTCCTTCCTGGGATGCCAGCACTGGTCCTCCTTTGATAATAAGACTCACTTCACAGGTGTCAAGGTCATACTGACCCGCCTCAAACGTGCTGGTCTGTTCTGAGACCTTGAAGAAATGTCTCCCTGAATTGTTTAACAttctttgttctgacaagatacaaaactgtgctgaaaaccctgcttctttggagcagtttcacAGAGTAACCTGGGAAGCAGGCTTCTGGGCTAGCCCTCAGTCTGgctcaaataaaactcttttcttaatatcgttttttatttttttgcatgagACATTACCCATTGAAAGTGTACCATTCCATGCTGTTTACTATATTCAGAGtgcctccaccatcaccaccatctaattTCAGAGCAAAAAGAAATCTCTACCGTTCCTTTCACCCTCATCCccattctcccctcctcccagcctatGGTGACAGctgattttgctttctgtttctgtgggTTTGCCTGTTCTCAAAAATCAGGGCTTTTCTGTGACACAATAAGTCACCCTACTGtatggaagaagagaaaaatggggTGAAGTCAAGGCCCCATGGGCACAGGTGTCTGGGGAGTAGGGAGAAGAGATGAAGGCTCTCCCCTGCTCTAGGCAGCCTGAGTCCTGCCTGTGGGAAGCCAGGGTCCACCTTGAGGTGCAGCAAGAAAggagccaggaggaggaggagaaaaggtcCTTCAGGGAGAAAGCCAGGGTGCTGGCTGAGGGGCCTGGAGGGGGAGAAGGTGAACCTTCAAGGGGGCTGGCTAAGGTCAAGGCTGGGTCTGTCCACCTACACCCGTCCACCTCTCACCCCCATCCAAGCAGTTGTTTGAAGGTATCGTTGTTTCCTGCCCAGCTCTTTGATTCGAATCCTTTTACCCTGGGCCCCCAACTTCCGCCAAGTGCATCTTGACATTGGAGAGAAGAGCTAGAAAAAatggggagaagagaggagggcagggctggagggagaagccaggaggtggagtgagggaggaggagggagggcggAGCGGCAGGGTGGGGTTCCATCTATAAAGGGTGAAGCCTGTTGGCCTGGCAGGCAGGAGAGCTCAGGTCCACTCCAGCAGGCGCCAGCTCCAGAGACCCCATAGGCTTTGGTGAGTCCTCCCCGAAACCAGCAACAGGTCCCTGCAGCACTTGTCCCCATCCCATGCCACCTGCCtcccatgcagggggccctggcTTGAGATGGGGGTGCTCCGGGTGCCTGCCGCTGTCCCTGTTGGGTCCTCCTCATCCACCCACCTGTTCTCCCCAGCCAATCCTCTGTGGTGCCAGAGGGAGTTCCAGCCTGCACTATGAATCCATGGCTCCTGgtctgcctggtgggctgcttcGTGGTTGCCTGGGCTCCCACTGTCCACGCTCAAGGTACTGACTCAGTTCATCCCTACCCCCACCTCTGGagtcccctctccccatctttcCTGTGCCTCCGGCTACCAATATGCTTCTCCCCTCCTCCAGAAACCTCCCCTGATCCCATCAGCACTGAATCCATTCTCTGATGGACAGCTCCCCCAGCAGGCATGCAAAAACTCCCAGCATTTGTGCAGCTCCTTGGGGGTGATGGTCCTCAGCCTCTCCTTCCAGAGCCCCTGGGTGCCTCCCCCACCGTCCATGACCCAAGGCATCCCTCCAAACTCCAGCTAGCCCAGGAACTATGGGGAGCAGATGGCAGCATGGCTGCTTACCGCCCAGGACACATTGCAGTGACCTGAGCCTGCAAAGCCCCTAGGGGTAGGGGGCGTTGAGATCAGAGCCTGGGAGCCCAATGAAAATGGGTCTCCATCTTGGCTTCCCCCACCCAGGCTACCTGTGTGGTCTGGCCTTTATGACCCCcagttttttcatctgcaaagtggggttCCAAATTCCCACTGCAGAGATGGGACGTGAGGATTCAATTGGATACTCCTGGCCCAGTGCCTGGCAGCTACTACTACCATTACTGCTATTAATGAATTTCTCTCCTCCTCACCGGAGATTAGGCACTTGAGGATATTGGGGACCAAAGGTCATTCCGGATGCTCCCCCAGCGTtccctcagctctgccactgtTTTCTCCATCCCTGTGGGCCTGAGGAGGCAGCTGAGCCCCAGCAGGTGGCCAAGCAGAACCCCTGGCCAGGTGGAAGCCCCATGGCCCCACCCACCTGCCCCACCTGCCCCTCATTAGGTCTGAGAGGCCCTAGCCCTGCCCCAGCAGACCTTAGCCTTTGCCCAGGATGGGGCTGGGCCTCCTTCTCATTGTCCTCTAATAAAAGGCCCATTTCAGGAGCCAGGCCCAACCTGGGCCCTTTGATCCTGGGGGCATAGTTGCCCCCAGCCCCAAGAAGCTTCCTGTCTGGCACTGCAACGCGGTCCATCTGACTCCACTATTCCTTGCTTTCTGGGTCAAGGTGGGGATGGAGGGAGCCTTCAAGTCCTCCCAAGCCCCTCCCAGAAGTAAGATGTGGCCCCTGGAGGCAGGGATTGTCAGAGGGATGGACCCCAGAAGACGTTGAAGGCCCAGCACTGTTTCCATATTAGTTCATCCTctgctcatcccaccctctcatcCTCCCTGATACTTCTGGCACCAGCACCTCCACCTCAAACCACGTCCCTTGCCCTTCTCAGGCCATTGCACCCATTCCTTGCCCTCTGCACCAGAGCAGGAGTGGAAATGGCGTTGGTCGATTTATTTCGTGGTCTTGGACCCTTCCCAGCTGGGGCCTGCAGGGCCCTCTCCGACTCTTGCCAGCTGTCCCTTTGTCAAGGGTCCGAGATGACCCCAGCGGCTCCCTCACTGTCTGTGCCGTCCCTGGGCCTCCACAGTGCCTAGAAGGGTTGCAGTGTGTGCGCGTGGATAACCACGTCTGTGGGCATCCCTGCAGAGCGCATGCGCGGCCACACACCTCAGTGGGGGCATCTCTGCAGGCATACCTAGCCGCACATGCGCGTAGGTGCCATGTCTGTGGACGGCCCGGCAGAGTGCATGTGCGGCTGTACATGCTCGTGTTCAGACTTGAGCCTGTGGGCGGCTGTGTGGTCGCAGGTGCCTTTGAGGACTGCTGCTTGGCCTACCACCCCCGGGCCAGGCTGTCTGTGCTGCGGCACGCCCAGAGTTACCATCGCCAGGATGTGAGCGGGAGCTGCAACCTACCTGCTGTGATGTGAGTGGGACCGCGGGGGAATCGGCGGGGGAATCAGTGGGGGCTGTCACACAACTTTCCTCTCCACTTACATCCTCACCTGGGCATCCCCATCCCTCCAGATTCTTCTTACCCCAGAAAAACAAGATGGTGTGCGGGAGGCCAGGGACCAGGTGGGTTGTGACTGCGATGAAGATTTTGGATGCCCGGAAAAACAGCCAGTTAAAGCACCCAGAGAAGCATCACGGCACCCGGAGAAACTTCCAAGGTGGGTGAGACCCCAGACCAGCATCTAAGAAGTCCATCCTCCCAGCTGCGGCCCCTGAACTTCTCAACCcttgaagaaggggatgacaaccaAGTCTCTGACAGCTGCCTCCACCCCAAGGAGAGGCAGGGGCGGGTGAGTGGGAGGCTGAAGGAATGTGTAGCATTTTAAGTCAAGACACTTTCAATAGCTAGAGATGGTAAATTCAAGAAAACAGGAAACTCATTGGCTCAAATAACCAGCCAACATGAGGCTTCAGGTTGGGGTGGATCCAGGTGCTCAAAAGGTATAGGCGGcactctttttctatttctcttgccTTCTGACAGTCCCTCACACTGGGGTGAGGAAATCGAGCTCTGGAACCTCAACACTTCCATTGTCGAGGTTCTGGGTCTCCACCAGAAACAGCAAGAGGAAAACT is a window of Muntiacus reevesi chromosome 1, mMunRee1.1, whole genome shotgun sequence DNA encoding:
- the CCL25 gene encoding C-C motif chemokine 25, encoding MAAEGAICGLAHGGRREAAAEEPLPLSWAWCVSRACLSRRRLGRRHQSASQSSVVPEGVPACTMNPWLLVCLVGCFVVAWAPTVHAQGAFEDCCLAYHPRARLSVLRHAQSYHRQDVSGSCNLPAVIFFLPQKNKMVCGRPGTRWVVTAMKILDARKNSQLKHPEKHHGTRRNFQVPHTGVRKSSSGTSTLPLSRFWVSTRNSKRKTSLLSTANPGP